The stretch of DNA aaattacttttgaaattttcgaaatctaaaaacaaaaatccactTTCGCCTCTTTTGCCGTCAAAGTGTTTATAGTACCAGTTCATATTTGGTTATCTGAAACTCATGTAGAGCCACTTTCGGCGAAGTATATTTTTTCCTACAACACTAGGTTTTTAGATCCTACAACTTCAATTCAAATTGCCAcatgatttatttattatttgtgaCTACATGACTCTCCGCGTCTTTGACATGGTCTTATGAAAacctaccaaaaaaattattattaagctaccattaaaaatatattttttaaaaattacaaataaaacttattttttaacGTTTACATGAATGATTTAAATGAAATCtcgaaaataatataatatgaacAATTTACGTAATATTCAAAAAccttttagaaaatatttatgttctaaaatattatcaattttCCTTCttgatgtttatatataaccaaaaagaaaaaaattaaatagccAAAAAGtgaatcaaaaaacaaaaaaaaaacaattttcaaaCAACTCTTTCTctaataagaaaatgaattaCCAGTAAAAGccaaaagaattataaaaaataaagaaaagaatcgtattttcctttttataacaaaaaataatcttattataataAAACTTGAACATGGACTTAAACTTGAACTTGAAAATCGTATCTTCATTTTTAGTTAGGTATATGTGATAAGGTTTGCTTGGTAGAGATAGAGAACGTGTTGTGCCAAAAATTGATTTGCAATGGAATTCTACTTTGGTATGATCCAAAGAAAGATTTGGGGTGGGGTAAAGTTAAGGGACTTAAAGAGCTGTCCCCTAATGGCATAATCCATAATTACGATGACAAACTCCGgcatcaaaagaagaagataatagtTTGAACTAACTAAAGTAACATAAAATGCATATTTGCTGTGCAGAGAATTCGTTTGAGAGACATAGACGGTTTACAAGACCTTTTGGGAATTCGTTAAATGGTCTAAAAAGCTGTTAATCTTTGACGGATGTGACGAATGTGACTCTGGTCTGGATTTCTTCGATCGTGCTTTATGCTATTGTGACACTTTGATGATCACTTCACTTAGGATCATGCTTAGATGCCCAAGAAGTGGTGGGCGAGTGGTAGGACCAGCGTGGGGGAAAGGGTGACTATCATTAATGGATTATCTAAGCATTAGAGGatgaaagaaattaaattataacataGTATGCCAGTCTTATGATTcctaaaagaaaacattaatggATTTACTAACGACCAAGTGGAAGACTGTAAGAAATtgaataatgttatttttaatatatttggtaaCCAATTAAATTGGTAACAAAGGAGTTTTTCCTAATCAATCTCTACTTTGATGGACGGTTGAGATTAAATTTTAAGGAAACCCTAAAGAGGAATTATGTCCTCCCTCCGCCTATAAATATATGCCTTTAGTCCATCATAAAGGCATCCCAAAATAAATCTCAGAAAGACAATACATAGAGAGTAAGTTCATAGGCAAGGGGAGAGAAACCTAATCACCTAACTAGAAGATCAGACATCAGGAAGCTGTTCATCAAGAAATCTCTACTACAACGAATGGAGGAGGTACTCCGCTAACCCTCCTTTATAATTCTATCATGTGATTAATCATGTTGCTTAAAAGATCTTAGGGTTcatgcactacaagaaaacatggtgaAATCCTACCAAAAAATTTTGGTAGGAAAAAAATCCTACAAAAAACTTACGATTATTCTTCGAAAAACAGTTGTCGTAAGGAATTGGTAGGAAATTtcctacaaaatatatttgtgagAAAATCGTAGAAAATTTCCTACGAAATTTCTTCAAAACGTAGTTCCGTAAAAAATTTTGTAGGAAAATGGAAGTAAATAAATAGGAAACGCAGCGGAAAgaatttggtaggaaaattTCCTTCCAAATTCCTACGAAAACTGTAGCAAAGCAATTTCGTATGAAACTCGTAGGAAACATTTCCTTCCAATTACTTTCGAAATTTATTTCCTACCATTTGAATGTATGTTTTCCACCAATTTCCTACcaaatgttttatgttttaaactcatTTACTTACAAATTAAAATCTCTTACATATTTACTTTACAttcacaaaattaatttttaatctatatacttataaatttaaaatcattcacTTATATGTTTACAGTAACACCCAAAAAAACGTAGTAAATAAAAAAGCCCCCACGTGACTTTTTGTCAAGGAGCCgtctctttccttttctcttcgctccttcttcttccaaaatttTCCCCAAATTTACGACGGTCTACTTGGGGAATCGAAGAagcctaagaaaaaaaaactcagatgcTTCACAATAGAAGCAGAAGCACATGCTCAGCTTcaccactcttcttcttcgtcttcgctGTCGTCCCTCTACCGATCTACTTTTCCGGTTTGCTCGGCGAGATCTGTTCGCTTTAGTTATGGTGTGTTCCTCTTCCTCAAgtttgttttctgtttgttctgagatttgatgatgatgatgagatgattCGCCAATTGTGTTTTTGCATATCTCAATTCCATCTTAGCTTTCTATCACCTTCCTCCTCTTATATTTTCagatctaacttttttttttttaatccagaTCTCGCCGCCATTAACACTCTTGTTAAAAAGTAAATCTTATGATTCAACGAAGAAaagcagaaggagaagaagctatTTGGTGATGGAAGGACAGTGCCGGAGATGGTGGAGGAGGACAGCGGCGGAGagaattttaattgttttggtttatttttttttaaagattgtaacttaaagaaaaaaaaagattgtaactctatttaattaatttaataaaactctttaactaataattattgtttttataatatttaattttatttccgaaattaatgatataattttatgtttttatattttagtagGAAAATAATAAGAGTTATGTGGAAGGAAAATTGTAGGAACTTGTTTCCTATTAAcattttggtaggaaaatagtgaaaattttgtttccattttccTACGAAATTCTTATGAAAATGTTTTCGTAGGAAATTGGTAGGGAATTTCCTACGAAATTCATTCCAAAATCGATTTCCTTCGAGCTATTTCCTCTAATATTTCGTAGGAAAATAGTAGGAAACAAgtgtttttttccattttccttCCAAATCTGTTGTAGGAAttcgaatatttttttgtagtgatgtAAATTACACTTACATTTCATTCAACACTTGCCCACGTTTCATCGAGTGGCTCCGCTCTCCAACTCACGACAAAACAAATGGCCAACCTAATATTGATAGCGGCTCAAGAAGTATATTATATGCAATTTGGCGTGATGGAACGCTCGTATTTACACTGGTATACGAACTCCGGTGGAAAGGTTAGTCAAAGTCATAGACCGTGGTATTTgcaacacattttttttttatgctaaaATGTAAATAGTTCATTGAATAATTGAAAACAGTTTAGGTTACAATCCGCTAAATATGGTTACtatggcaaaaaaaaagtataaacatGGAAGCATAAGATGGTATTTGCAACACATACTCCGCTAGAAGGCACATGTTGCAGTTCAAAGACTCTCTCAAGTTGTGGTTCTGAGGCTCGTCCTCTTTCTAGTTCATGTTCTGAGACACATCATCATTCCGGATTAAACATGTGCCTCAAAATTTCGGTTGATGTCGCTTTAGGCACCTTTTATTTCTTCACTAACGTAATCGTCCCACTTATGAATTATATTACCAGaaattttatcaaaagaaaaacaatccaaaaatataGTAAAGATCTCATATAGTTTCCTAAATTTTAGAAAAGCTTCCGAAGGCATCTTACCTTAGTCGCgtagtaaatgaaaaaaaaaaaaaagcacaatgCTATTTATTGTGAAGGTAATAAAGGCACAGAAACCCTAGATCGAAAACCTAAGAAGACGTAGACGACGAAAGAGATGAATAAATCATCAGACTCACCGCCGACGTCGTTCTCATCGTTCTCAACTGTTTGGCTCGTGTCTCGAGATTCCATTATCCAACCCTATCCCTAGTCGCCAAGTGTTTCCGATCACTCCTCGCCTCCCGTGAGTTCCACGTAACACGATCTCGCATCAGAAAAACCGAGAGTTCCCTCTATGTCTGCTTAGACCTGTATAGGATGAGCTATCCTCCTCGATGGTACATAGTTTCCCCGATTACCAAACAGAAACTTAAACCCATCCTTTCGTATCCTTGTCAATCATCAACAACCGTTGTATCAATCGGTTCAAAGATTTACATGATCGGAGGCTTCACGAAGCGTAAGAGTAGCAGGAGAGTGCTAGTACTCGATTGTCGATCCCATGAATGGCGTACACTCCCCGAGATGCGTGTACCCCGAGAAAATGCAGCAGCTGATGTAATCGATGGTAAGATCTACGTGATTGGAGGCTCTAGTTCCAACGATATCGAGGATTGGGGAGAGGTTTATGATTCAAAGACCCAAACGTGGGAGCCAGTATTGCCTACAACACTAGATCTCACCG from Camelina sativa cultivar DH55 chromosome 9, Cs, whole genome shotgun sequence encodes:
- the LOC104715312 gene encoding LOW QUALITY PROTEIN: putative F-box/kelch-repeat protein At3g46050 (The sequence of the model RefSeq protein was modified relative to this genomic sequence to represent the inferred CDS: inserted 2 bases in 2 codons), producing MERSYLHWYTNSGGKTTKEMNKSSDSPPTSFXIVLNCLARVSRFHYPTLSLVAKCFRSLLASREFHVTRSRIRKTESSLYVCLDLYRMSYPPRWYIVSPITKQKLKPILSYPCQSSTTVVSIGSKIYMIGGFTKRKSSRRVLVLDCRSHEWRTLPEMRVPRENAAADVIDGKIYVIGGSSSNDIEDWGEVYDSKTQTWEPVLPTTLDLTVQMSVVPGRLVMGGKVYDMNGLELKFQKNICLVEIENMICQTMVLDGVLVWYEPNENIGWCHVDGLXGLPGNPTSPDYLTSVAKSVRGTRVTVWWESAVFHRLGSKPIKECKTEIWCAEISFERRSFGKLWGFVEWSKNVFIKNEALIGRDF